The Rhipicephalus microplus isolate Deutch F79 unplaced genomic scaffold, USDA_Rmic scaffold_14, whole genome shotgun sequence genome contains a region encoding:
- the LOC119181156 gene encoding uncharacterized protein LOC119181156, which yields MLRNLDGAGCQHLLEYYDDVWSSGVLPESWRTVVVAPILKPRKKIMALSSYRAVSFNSAPCKVLEKVALERLEWIAGQLEFFPEQLTGLRRHRCTADSISDVVATLENAKSW from the coding sequence atgctccgtaacctggacggaGCTGGCTGCCAGCACCTGCTCGAGTACTACGACGACGTCTGGAGCAGTGGGGTCTTACCGGAGTCATGGCGCACTGTGGTCGTCGCCCCGATCCTGAAGCCCCGGAAGAAAATCATGGCCCTCTCCTCGTACAGGGCAGTCTCTTtcaactcggcaccctgcaaggTGCTGGAGAAGGTGGCCTTGGAGCGACTTGAGTGGATTGCTGGCCAACTCGAGTTCTTCCCGGAACAACTGACTGGCCTCAGACGCCACCGGTGCACAGCCGACTCCATCTCCGACGTCGTCGCCACCCTCGAGAATGCCAAGAGTTGGTGA